CCCCGGCGTTCGCGGGCAAGCTGCACGAGCGCACCGCGGGCCTCCCGTTCGTGGTCGAGGAGACGCTCGGCGCCCTGCGCGACCCGCAGGGCGCGGTGCGGGCCGACAGCGCGACCGCGCAGAAGCTGCTGGACGCCGTCGAGGTGCCGAGCCTGTTACGGGAGGCGATGCTGGAACGCCTCGGCTGCCTCCCGCTGGTGACCCGCAGGCTCATCCAGGCCGCCGCCGTGCTCGGATCCCCTGCCGGGGGCGAGCTGATCGCCGAGGTGGCCGGGGTCCCCGAACACCGGCTGCGCGCCGCGCTGGCCGACGCGCGGGTAGCGAACGTGCTGCTCGAGGTCGGCGAGTTCGAGTACGGCTTCCGGCACACCCTTGCCCAGCAGGCCGTCTACCGCACCCTGGCCGCACCGGAGCGGGTACACCTGCACCAGCGGGCCGTCGACGCGCTGGGCTCCGTCGAGCCCGCCCCGCTGCTGCAGCTGGCCGAGCACGCCCGCAAGGCGGGCCGCCGCGCCGACTGGCTGCGGCACGCCGAGGCGGCCGCGGACCAGGCCACCGGTGCCGGCGACGCCACCACCGCGACCGCCACCCTGCGGGTGCTGCTGGCCGAGCCGACGCTCACCCCGGCCGACGCCGACCGGCTGGCGCACAAGTTCAGCCAGGTTGCCTTCGCCGGGCTGGCCCAGCACGAGGTGTCCGCGGCGCTGGAGAAGTTGCTCGGCGACGAGCGGCTCTCCCATCCGGTCCGCGGCGAGGTGCGGCTGAGTCTCGGCCTGCTGCTGATCCGGCAGGCCGACTCGCTGGAAGCGGCCAGGGTGGAGCTGGCGCTGGCCGCCGCCGAGCTGCGTGAGCTCCCTGCCCTGCGGGCCAGGGCGATGGCCGTGCTGGCGCAGCCCTACGTCGGCACCACCCCGCTGGCCGAGCATCTGCCGTGGCTGGCCGAAGTGGACCAGATCGCCGAGCAGTCTGCGGACCGGACCATGGTGACCGGCCTGCGCGCCAACACGGTCAGCTCCCGGCTGATGACCGGCGACGCCACCGCATGGGAACAGGTCCGGCAGCTGCCTGCCGAGGTGGAGAGCACCGAGGAACAGAGCCAGCTGGCCAGGGTGTACTGCAACCTCGCCGACGCCTGCTCCTGGATCGGGTACCACGAGCAGGCAGGCCACTACCTGCGGCGCGGGATGCGGCTGGCCGCCGACTGCGGCTCCCCGTTCGTGGTCAGCACCGCGCGGTCCACCCAGGCGCATGTGGACCTGCTCACCGGCCGCTGGCCGGGGCTGGCCGACCGGGCCGAGCGACTGCTGGAGGAGTACCGGGAGATCCTGCCGGTGGCCAGCGAGCTGCGCCTTGTCCTCGGTTCCCTCGCGGCCGCCAAGGGCGAGTGGGACCGGGCGGCGCAGCATTTCGCCGAGACCGGGATCGAGCACCCGGAGAACGCCTTCACCCCGGTGGTACTCGCCGCGCACGCCGGCATGATCACCATGCTCATCGCGCGGGAGGAGCATGCCGCCGCGCTGGCCGAAGTGGACCGGGCCTTGCGGGTGCTGCGCCGCAAGGCGGTCTGGGCCTGGTCCGGCGAGCTGCTGCCCGCCGCCGTGGACGCCTGCTGTCACGCCGGTGAGCCCGCACGGGCACGGGCGCTGACCGAGGAGCTCGCCGCCGCGACGGCCTCCGCCGAGCTCGACGCGCCGATCGTGCAGGCCGGGCTGGCACTGTGCCGCGGGATCCTGGCCGCCGACCGGGGCGCGCAGGCCGAGGCCGCCGAGTTGTTCGCGGCCGCAAGGGCCCGCTACGCCGCGCTGCCCGCGCCCTACCTCGCCGCGCTCGCCGCCGAACGGCTGGCCGCCTGCAGGCTCGACCTTGGCGCGCGGCAGGACACCGAGGAGTTCGCGCGGCTCGCCGAGACCTTCGACACCCTCGGCGCCACCCGGGACGCCGCCCGCTGCAGGCACCTGCTGCGGGCGAAGGGGGCGACCCAGCCCTCCCGGCGGGGCAGGCGGGGCTACGGGGACGAGCTGTCCCCCAGGGAGCGCGACGTCGCCCGCCTGCTCACCGACGGCCGCACCAACCGGGAGATCGCCGAGGTGCTGTTCCTGTCCCGGCGGACGGTGGAGCAGCACGTCTCCAGCGTGCTGCGCAAGCTCAAGGTCTCATCGCGGGCCGAGCTACAGCAGCACCGCTGAAATTCGGTTGCCCTTCTCGGCCCCGGGCAGCAGAGTGGGCGCGTCCAGGTGGAACCGGCTGGCACGCCGGTGGAGTGGAAGGAGGAGCCCGATGTCGATCGCCGTGCCGGGCGTCACCTTCGCCCGCTCATCCGCCCCGCCGCGCTGAGTGCACCCGGTGGGGCCCCGCCGAGGAGGACAACCCACCCATGCACCAGCCAGAACCGTCCCGCAGTGGCAGGCTCACCGAGGCCGAACGGCAACGACTCGCCAGGCTGCGCGCGGACGCCTACACCGAGACCGAACTACCCGGCGGTGCCGACCGCTGGTCCACCTGGGCCGATGGGCAGCAGGGTCCGCTGCCAACGCCCGACTGGGTGGTGACCGAGCTCGCCGCCGTGGACACCGAGCTCGGCGTGCTGAAAACCGGCAAGGAGGCCGAGGTCCATCTGCTCCGGCGCGGCCTGCCGGACGGGTCGAAGGACTGCCTGCTGGCCGCCAAACGCTACCGCGCCGCGGAGCACCGGCTGTTCCACCGGGACACCGGCTACCTGGAGGGCAGGCGGATGCGCCGTTCCCGGGAAACCAGGGCGATCCGCAACCGCAGCGCCTTCGGCCGCAACCTGATCGCCGAGCAGTGGGCCGTCGCCGAGTTCGCGGCGTTGAGCACGCTGTGGCAGGCCGGTGCGCCGGTGCCCTACCCGGTGCAGCGCGACGGCACCGAACTGCTGCTGGAGT
The sequence above is drawn from the Amycolatopsis aidingensis genome and encodes:
- a CDS encoding ATP-binding protein: MTYAIRADESSTVAHVPARTSSPVLVDRSAELHTLLSVLPGPASVAFVEGEAGVGKTRLVGELLAQPELAVFRPLVGHCQQLREPFPYGAVLDALRKAGTEAVDPATLSPVAGSLRPYLPELSEVLPGPPERLMDGRAERHRLFRAVRELLGALGDTLLVLEDLHWADDGSRQLLRFLLGDQPRSLRLLLTYRREEAPGGIPLGTAHRPCGEGTSTTVRLRPLDVDGVRRLASAILTEAEVTPAFAGKLHERTAGLPFVVEETLGALRDPQGAVRADSATAQKLLDAVEVPSLLREAMLERLGCLPLVTRRLIQAAAVLGSPAGGELIAEVAGVPEHRLRAALADARVANVLLEVGEFEYGFRHTLAQQAVYRTLAAPERVHLHQRAVDALGSVEPAPLLQLAEHARKAGRRADWLRHAEAAADQATGAGDATTATATLRVLLAEPTLTPADADRLAHKFSQVAFAGLAQHEVSAALEKLLGDERLSHPVRGEVRLSLGLLLIRQADSLEAARVELALAAAELRELPALRARAMAVLAQPYVGTTPLAEHLPWLAEVDQIAEQSADRTMVTGLRANTVSSRLMTGDATAWEQVRQLPAEVESTEEQSQLARVYCNLADACSWIGYHEQAGHYLRRGMRLAADCGSPFVVSTARSTQAHVDLLTGRWPGLADRAERLLEEYREILPVASELRLVLGSLAAAKGEWDRAAQHFAETGIEHPENAFTPVVLAAHAGMITMLIAREEHAAALAEVDRALRVLRRKAVWAWSGELLPAAVDACCHAGEPARARALTEELAAATASAELDAPIVQAGLALCRGILAADRGAQAEAAELFAAARARYAALPAPYLAALAAERLAACRLDLGARQDTEEFARLAETFDTLGATRDAARCRHLLRAKGATQPSRRGRRGYGDELSPRERDVARLLTDGRTNREIAEVLFLSRRTVEQHVSSVLRKLKVSSRAELQQHR
- a CDS encoding serine protein kinase RIO, with product MHQPEPSRSGRLTEAERQRLARLRADAYTETELPGGADRWSTWADGQQGPLPTPDWVVTELAAVDTELGVLKTGKEAEVHLLRRGLPDGSKDCLLAAKRYRAAEHRLFHRDTGYLEGRRMRRSRETRAIRNRSAFGRNLIAEQWAVAEFAALSTLWQAGAPVPYPVQRDGTELLLEFVGTADGIAAPRLAELRPARAELHELWRQTTMALELLASIGHCHGDLSAYNILVRDGQIMLIDLPQVVDLAMNPNGPAFLERDVRNVTNWFAARGLPADLADPGLLLADLRAAAGLP